Proteins encoded in a region of the Elaeis guineensis isolate ETL-2024a chromosome 7, EG11, whole genome shotgun sequence genome:
- the LOC105033193 gene encoding FHA domain-containing protein FHA2 has translation MAMVGGGGCAAPGAAAGPGEVEAGFAKLQGEDFEYYMQTYSIMLGRNSKKSAVDVDLSSLGGGMNISRHHARIFYDFQRRRFALDVIGKNGCLVEGVLHLPGNPPVKLDSQDLLQIGDKRFYFLLPTRSIFASAAAARHAPPPPLLPPPGAGAVPPPFSRKGRPRPSEFRDGSYDDDDDDQEEEEEDGVDDGVGHVGIAGKKIRRRGSSGDMEGFAGYGSGAALPGKAGHSSGQLEKKSDTRSRADREADNHQLLQLEEKDVVSSVATVLSDLCGPGEWMPMAKLHAELVEQYGNIWHHSRVRRYLSSEDWPPNETKGRPWFGLLTLLRKYPEHFVINTRSKGRVTSEFVSLVSLLS, from the exons ATGGCGATGGTCGGAGGCGGAGGCTGCGCCGCCCCCGGCGCGGCGGCGGGGCCCGGGGAGGTGGAGGCCGGGTTCGCGAAGCTCCAGGGGGAGGACTTCGAGTACTACATGCAGACCTACTCGATCATGCTGGGCCGCAACAGCAAGAAGTCGGCGGTGGACGTTGACTTATCGAGCCTTGGCGGCGGCATGAACATCTCTCGCCACCATGCCCGCATATTCTACGATTTCCAGCGCCGCCGCTTCGCCCTCGACGTCATCGGCAAGAATGGCTGCCTCGTCGAGGGCGTCCTCCACCTCCCCGGCAACCCCCCTGTCAAGCTCGACTCCCAGGACCTCCTCCAGATTGGCGACAAGCGCTTCTACTTCCTCCTTCCCACCCGCTCCATCTtcgcctccgccgccgccgcccgccACGCGCCCCCGCCGCCCCTCCTCCCTCCTCCCGGTGCCGGTGCCGTGCCACCACCCTTCTCCCGAAAGGGCCGCCCCCGCCCGTCTGAATTCCGCGACGGCTCGtacgacgacgacgacgacgatcaggaagaggaggaggaggatggggTGGATGATGGCGTGGGACATGTCGGCATCGCGGGGAAGAAGATTAGAAGGAGGGGTTCTTCTGGAGATATGGAGGGCTTTGCAGGATATGGATCCGGAGCTGCGCTTCCTGGGAAGGCGGGACATTCTTCGGGACAATTGG AGAAAAAGTCGGATACAAGATCAAGGGCTGACAGGGAAGCAGATAATCATCAACTCTTGCAATTAGAAGAGAAAGATGTTGTTTCATCTGTAGCCACAGTACTGTCTGATCTTTGTGGCCCTGGAGAGTGGATGCCTATGGCAAAACTTCATGCAGAG CTCGTTGAACAGTATGGCAACATATGGCACCACAGTAGGGTTAGAAGATATCTGTCGTCTGAGGACTGGCCACCAAATGAAACCAAAGGCAGGCCATGGTTTGGCCTGCTGACGCTGCTTCGGAAATACCCGGAGCATTTTGTGATCAACACGAGGTCGAAAGGGAGAGTGACCTCGGAGTTTGTCTCATTAGTTTCCTTGCTCTCGTAA